In Dictyoglomus sp. NZ13-RE01, the sequence CTAAAATAGTACCAACTTTTCCTATTATTCCTGGTTTATCAACATGAAATACAATAAGAAGATAAGGAGCTAAATTAAGATCAATATAATAATCTTGTATTTTTACAATCCTTTCCTGTCCCCTACTCAAAGTTCCAGAAAGTTCTATTATTCCCTTTTCAGTCTTCAAGGATAATTTTAACATACTTCTATAAATTTCAGTTTCTTGGGTTCTAACCTCTTTAATTTTTAATCTTCTTTCCTTTGCTAAAGCAAGAGCATTTATTAGATTTACAGAATCCATTAATATTGGTTCTAAAAATCCCTTGACAACTGCAGACGCCAAAGAGGTCTCCAATTTCTGGGAAAGCTCTCCACATATTTGAATTTCCAACTCTTCAGGATAAAAATCCGTAATTTGAGCTAAAAATCTTCCCAACTTTTCCCCTAACTTTATATAGGGCATAATCTCTTCGCTAATAACAATAGGTAAGTTCACTGCATTCATAACAGGTTCCCCTTTAAAATATTTTATTATCTCCTCTGCTACAATCACTGCAACTTTTTCTTGAGCCTCTTGGGTCGATGCTCCTAAATGAGGAGTTAATACTACATTATCTAAGGTAAGAAGAGGATTATCTGGATTTAAAGGTTCTTGTCTGAAAACGTCAAGGGCTGCTCCTGCAATTCTTTTTTCTTTTAATGCATTATATAGTGCTCCTTCATCTACCAATTTGCCTCGAGCACAATTAATTAAATAGGAAGATGGCTTCATTAATGAAAGCTCTCTTTCTCCAATAAGGTTTTCTGTTTCAGGAGTTAAAGGCAAATGTAAGGAGACATAATCTGCCACTTTAAGTAGTTCATCTAAAGAGGATAAAAGCTCTACTTCTAACTCCTTCGCCTTTTCAGGAGATATATAGGGATCATAGGCGACTATTCTCATTTTAAAGGCTTTAGCTCTTTTTGCAACTTCCGAGCCAATCCTTCCAAGTCCTACAAGCCCAAGGGTTTTGCCATAAAGCTCATGACCAACAAAACTTTTCCTATCCCACTTACCCTCTCTTAAAGAAAAATAGGCATGAGGGATCCTCCTGCTAAGACTTAATATAAGAGCCATGGTATGTTCCGCTGCTGCAATAGTATTTCCTTCTGGAGCATTAATAACAAGTATTCCCTTCTTAGTGGCATACTCTACATCAATATTATCAACTCCGACCCCAGCTCTTCCAATTACTTTCAATTTTCTCCCTGCGGAGATCACTTCTTGGGTAACCTTTGTTTCTGACCTTACTACAAGTCCAGAATATTCAGGTATAATCTTTATTAATTCATCTTTTGATATTCCAGGCTTAAAATCTACTTCAAAATATTCCTGGAGCTTTTTAATTCCTTGTTCTGCAATGGGATCAGAGATCAATATTTTTTCCATAATTCCCCTCCTAACTATTGAGAAATACTTTCTCTGCAGATTCAACAGCCTTACCCCTTAATCCATCATATCCCATTTTCTCCAAAACTATCTCTAAGGAAGAAAGAGTAACAAGCACATCCGTAGGTTCTACATATCCTACATGACCTATCCTAAATATTTTCCCTTTTAACTCACCCTGCCCTCCTGCCAAAACTACTCCAAATTCCTGTCTTAGTTTTTTTCTTAGCTCATCAGGATTTACATTTGATGGCGGTACAACCGCTGTTACCGTGTCAGAAGCAAATTTTTCATCAGCAAGTAGGTTTAAAACACCAAGAGCCTTTACACCTGCCCTTACAGCACTACCTAAAATCTTATGCCTCTTAAAATTATTTTCCAAACCACGAGATAGAATATTTTCTAAGGCTTTTCTAAGCGCAAATACCTGAGATACTGCAGGAGTAAAAGGAGTTGCCCCTTCTTCTAAAAATTTCTTTGCCATTTTTATATCCCAATAAAATCTTGGTAATTTTGCCCTCTCGTAATACTCCCATGCAAGAGGACTTACGCTCATCATACTAAGACCTGGAGGTGTTTCTAAGGCTTTTTGAGAAGCTGTGACAACTACATCAATATTTAATGCATCTGTAGGAAGATCTATTGCTCCAAGAGAGCTAATCG encodes:
- a CDS encoding phosphoglycerate dehydrogenase; the protein is MEKILISDPIAEQGIKKLQEYFEVDFKPGISKDELIKIIPEYSGLVVRSETKVTQEVISAGRKLKVIGRAGVGVDNIDVEYATKKGILVINAPEGNTIAAAEHTMALILSLSRRIPHAYFSLREGKWDRKSFVGHELYGKTLGLVGLGRIGSEVAKRAKAFKMRIVAYDPYISPEKAKELEVELLSSLDELLKVADYVSLHLPLTPETENLIGERELSLMKPSSYLINCARGKLVDEGALYNALKEKRIAGAALDVFRQEPLNPDNPLLTLDNVVLTPHLGASTQEAQEKVAVIVAEEIIKYFKGEPVMNAVNLPIVISEEIMPYIKLGEKLGRFLAQITDFYPEELEIQICGELSQKLETSLASAVVKGFLEPILMDSVNLINALALAKERRLKIKEVRTQETEIYRSMLKLSLKTEKGIIELSGTLSRGQERIVKIQDYYIDLNLAPYLLIVFHVDKPGIIGKVGTILGKNDINIAAMQVGRKEIGREAVMVLIIDNEVSQEVISELKSIENINKVYYVKLA
- a CDS encoding aminotransferase; translated protein: MPKMYLMIPGPTPVPNDVLREMAREMVNHRGQEFSKALLESTELLKKVFQTNNDVFIFTSSGTGAMEASIVNFFSPGDKVIVGVCGVFGERYAKICNAFGLNVVSIKTPAGKGIEPEELEKVIKENPDVKGVFLTHNETSTGVTLNLRELAPIVKEKDILLIVDAISSLGAIDLPTDALNIDVVVTASQKALETPPGLSMMSVSPLAWEYYERAKLPRFYWDIKMAKKFLEEGATPFTPAVSQVFALRKALENILSRGLENNFKRHKILGSAVRAGVKALGVLNLLADEKFASDTVTAVVPPSNVNPDELRKKLRQEFGVVLAGGQGELKGKIFRIGHVGYVEPTDVLVTLSSLEIVLEKMGYDGLRGKAVESAEKVFLNS